In Lactuca sativa cultivar Salinas chromosome 5, Lsat_Salinas_v11, whole genome shotgun sequence, the DNA window aaaacttatttttgaattttttttatcaaaaaatcacaACTTTTAGGACAAAATGTATACGCATCTATTTAtgctataaatttataattaaatatctttatgtttaataatggAAGGGATTAAAATTATGCATCAAaacaaattataataataataataataataataataataataataataataataataataataatatattttcaaGTATCGCATTCAATTGAAACTCAcgctacaactcaagagtttgctaatttatgtatattaattagttacaactcaagagtttttaacttatgattattaattagtaatcactaataactttttattttcctttcttttataaggttgtaaattttttctcattaaaaacattaatgtatttgaagagatttgtgatttaaatatgaagagttaatgtaaatgttataatagatgttttggtgtttttatgttattaaaagttatagtatttatttttcatattttttattattcgttgtatatatatcttttttaatacaaatgttataaaagatgtttttctatttttatgttactaaaagttacagttcatatttttgttcatacgtttCGTTAACcattatattatcattcattttatatataatttacacaattttaaacaatttataaaattatcaaataattgtatatatcacaatgacttaaaaataaaactataacgtttaataaaactaatatgttaactatatgtttgctttactactaacattttatttcaaagtagaaatattaaataataatttggtaaaagttattattttaactatataattttatCCTCGCGCAACGCGTGAGGATTCGCCTAGTATAATAATATAACAGTGCATAGCTGAATTTTGTGTGTATGAATATGAACATAGAGAGCTTTAAGTTTTATCATTTATGCCTTTGTGAAGTTAATGTCTTCACAtttgttttctagtttttttttttttttgagattgatAATaaaagttcaatacatatcgattgaaggcaaatatgcaacaagctgcgccgctagcCTTTTCTGGATGGcgaaaccaattcttttgaaaacaatatttatgattcttgaagatatgacattagaatgcatgactCGTTGGACTATATTGAGGAGCTTCACCGCCTCTGGTGtaagaaaaccaaatgtatcgaatgcaaaaggtacaaacacatgttgattttctatacATGCATTCTCATGCTTTACAACTTTGCACGCAACGGCTTTAAAAGCGGCATGTCCAACTGTGAAACCCCCGCTCCCCAAACCAACGAGAGGAGAGACCCCAGTAAGATCCACGCACGCATGCTTCCCTCctatccatccaaagaccaaaatgtccACTGGTCTAAGTGTGGACCTTCCATCCTGCGGGTTCATCAAAAAGTTCATTGATGCTTCTTTCTTCACAGAAATACCTGCACGCCGACAATCATCAAAGAAAACATCCCGAACCATATCATGTCTGTACTTGAAACCAAggagctctctacaatgaaccgTGTGTTCCCCAAATGTATCCAAACATGCATTGCCGCAAACTGGGTATATCTCGTCAATTGGGAATATGGGAATCATGAGGCGGTACCGAAGGATAGTTCGGTACTCCACATGAGACATATGCTGGCCAAGACCGTCAATAAGGATAGTTAGCAGAAAATCCTGAGCATGAGGTGTCCACAGACACTCAAAGACTGTTTTCTGTCTGACATTCATGTCGAAGTCGACTTCCATATCTTGATTACGATTTAAAGATTTCTCCATGTATTTGATTATACCCATCAGTGACTTAAttcaaattcataatttaatccATGTGTCAATTTAATCTTTTAGTTAGTATTCATCTCATCCTTTTACATACAACAGCTTCTACAAACTAATTTATTTATTGATAATATCAATAACGTAGGCATAAATAACTTAGGTATTTGAAATTGGTGATCAAAACCTATAGTTGCTATTTATCATTTTCTAATAAAAATAAATGGGCATGTGACACATGTTCCATCGGTTTCATTATAATGTCGTTATATGCTTATTATAATATCTATTGAACACTTCTACCAAACATGAACATTATCTAATACAATTAACTCaaattatcgctaaattttaggaAAATCATTTTTGTGGCCTAACCTGGTTTATTCTATTTTGACTTTTCTTATTTGGTTCGTACTTGAAACATACAGAATTTACGAATCAACTTTTAGGTTTTAACATAAATAAACCGGATTTCAAATTTGGTTGGTTGGTCTAAAATCAAAATAAACAAAGTTTACTTGCTATTGAAGGAAAACAACTTCATACAAACACTACAAAAACATTCATGCCACTTTAAAATATTTTAACAGAATAAATATAGTATATCGAGTTTCAACATTTACATCAAATCGAAAATCAATAAATGAGATTCAAAATTAAGAATCGTAAaaccaaaatattaattaaatcagTTTAAGAAAATGAACATCTGGTCGTTGTAGTATAGTGGTAAGTATTCCCGCCTGTCACGCGGgtgacccgggttcgatccccggcaacggcgtttttgacttttttttatctTCCAACGTTGTATTTTCCAAAGACGTCGTTTTCCTCTACGGATATTTTCTGTAATTGAATCTTGCCCTGCCTTCCACTCCTCAGTTTCTTGCCGATAAAGAGACCCAAACATTCCAAATTTCAGCTTCAACCCACCAACAACACCACCTCATTCTCGATCCAATATCCACAATCCGCCACCACTAATCAACCAAATGACCACCACCGACCACCGTAACCTAAACAGCACCACCATCCACGTCATGGCATTAGACGGAATCGTGAACGTCAATTCCCTTTTCACACTCGGTCTCTTCCTTGGTCTTGCCGTTAACCCCGCCGACCCAAATTACACCCTCGTGGACTCCTCCTCCGCGACCACATGCCTCATGTCCTCCTCCACCGCCGAGAAGTTGGTCGCCTTCCATGTCTATTCTTTCAGTTCCTTCCTGTTCTCGAGCCTTATTGCTTTCGCGCTCAAACAAGCCATTAGAACAGCCAAAGATGGGGACACGCGGATTCAGGTGAGTGATGACACCATCGCTCATGTTAATTTGAGGGTCTTACGAGCTGGGATTTTGGCGTCGGCTACTGGATCGGTGTCTGGATGTTTGTTTTTGACTGCTGCGCTGGTTGATTTGGTTGAGATTAAGCTCGGAAAATTGGGTTGTTCCGATTGGTATGGTGTGGCTGCGGTTGTGCCGTTGGTAGTGTTGGTGCCTTTGGCTCTTGTTTTTTATATATGCATTGTGTTGCATGCATTCGCTACTTAGTAGCTTCATAATTGTACTCTACAAATATTTATAAGTCAAAACTCAAATCAAGAAAACGCATtgttaaattttttgattttattcttAGAATGTTAGTGAGTTATATGTTGACAAGTTACATTTTATCCCCCTTGTTCCTTTAAGTTTCGGTCAAGCGGCCATTGCAGAACACGTTTTTGCATTATTGAAACCActgaaaaataaaagaataatctTTCAAGAAAATGGAACATTAAACCTTGATGACGGAGATTAGAAATTGTATGCATCTAATGTcaactttttggagtttacaTATGTTGAAACCAATTTTAGATCATAATGCGAACGTTCAAGATGCGTAGTAGTCATATTTTTTAAAGTATTATTACTCATGTTTTTAATGGGCTCTCTAATAGGAGTAGTAGATGTAAAATTTCTTGGTTTCACCGGATGAAAAATCCTCTTATGTAAGACTCTTTATTATTGTTTTTTCTCGCTAGCTTCTTGTTACTATAGTTTTCCATAAAATTTAGTTGTTCAAAAAAAAGATCATAATGAGAAAACTTCAAATTGATATTATGTCGATAGAGAAATCATAGATAGAAAGTAGCGACCAAGAATTACTTTTCATCTACTAAAacctttttataattttaatatgtATAAATGGGTTCTCAACCGTCTACTATGGCTCCCTCCTTTTGCAAGGATAGGGGATAGAGTGGGCTCATCTTTTGGAGGATATGCTAAAACACAAAAGTATGTTGAACACCCTTGTtgatgattttagtgtcacctgACATTTGGTGTAATTGGAATTGACATGTGAGCTAAAGGGTTTATCGTTTGCACTATATATTATATGTTTGATTAATGTGAAGTGCATGtatatataagatcaaattaTAAGTGGTACAACAGGAAGATAGGGGTCAAGTGGGCCGCAACCCTTTGCATGGTCCTAGGGGCAGCGctcctagcggggtccaaggggcagagtcCCTGGCGGTAGTTTGGAGCAGCGCTCCAAAAGGTTTTCGGAAATTTGAATTAGTTTCATTatgaaaaatctgaattttagtgGGTGATTATGGTgagcagtgttctaaaaggcgtaTCATGGCGCGTGCCAAGGCATGTCGTGGCGTGAAGTGTGGTGTCGTCGTTACAAAAAGTCGCATAAGGTTGTTGTTACGCGTgtcgcgtggcaaggcgtgatatggcgtgccatgacacgttatggcgtgttatggcgcatgttttttttgtttgagacacgttttttctttgctctttgttatgtatTTTCTAATCGtggatacaagtattgtgttttttgtttactttttgttattagttattgatataagacttctaaaaagtagttatatgtaatataaatttatatttatgtggtgatacaattataaattaatacaaaatcgtcaCCTTACATCACGCATTGAAAAATGTCATGACTCGTTAAGCTTAagccttggccttgccgccagGCCACGCCTCACGTCATTTAGAACCTTGATGGTAAGATTGATAAATCTTGTCAGTTTTGGAAACCATTGATTATGCCATTAATTTCGATATTTGTCTAACTAATTTATAAGATTTGTAACATCACGACTCCCATGTATAAATTTAAATTGTTTATATTCATATTgacagggcaactcgacgagctggaggccccaactcgtcaagtagagatTTAGATAGTCGCGTGGATCTTAGAATCAACTCGACGAATTGggggacccaactcgacgagttgaagctgagcgtgaaaaccctaatttttagggtttgcaccttatttaaaggaccttaagccctctACCTCGCCTCCCTCATCATCTTATCAACCTGAGACAAAccctaagctttatgcttacagtgttgtgtgaaatgtgtttcaggtacatctcaggatcgCAGGAAGACATCGGCATGATTGTACAAACTAGCTAGAGATTGTGTTTTTTGAGGATTCTGAGATATTGTCGAACAATTTATTGTATTGTGTTTGGAACAACTTAAAAATTTGGGTTTGAGAAATGTTAAATTGTGTTTTGTgtggatttaaaaatgaaaattttatgtgaGAATTTTGAGCGCTACAagattaaaccctaatttgtcatgcatatatatatatatatatatatatatatatatatatatatatatatatatatatatatatatatatatatatatatatatagggtttagtcaaatgagaacactatttaatgtgacACGTGAGAAaactactttatgttactattctactatgaattttgtatctacaacgatatgacattattcatcaacaaatatacgaacaatcacacattaatattcacattaaaattttgtatgtacaactttatgacattattcatcaccgaatatatgaataatcacatatttaacattcacattagaatttactaaattactacacatatatataaattttatagtagaatagcaatataaaattgaatatattcatattataattattacaatactatacatattaaattcatagtagaatagtaacataagGTAGTGTTttcacgttctcacattaaatagtgttcttatttgaacttaaccctatatatatatatatatatatatatatatatatatatatatatatatatatatatatatatatatatatatatatatatatggctccTATTTGAGTCGTAGGGGGAGCCCTTCTTAACTCTCATTCTTCTTGAAAGAACTCAGAATTCTCTGGCGACTTGGTTTGTGTTTAGATGTCTAGATACACAAGTGTCCTTTTGGATTATCCTAGACTGGATTTCTTGTAATTCAGACATACCCAGATATAAGGTGGAAATATCAGTTCGAAAAGTGAACATACACGATCCATCAGGAATATGGTTTTCCACCAATACCCTACTCATATATCCCCCCAAAACCCTCTTTTGGCCAACACCTAGTTGAAACCTCCAAGACTTAAATACGGTAGGTCACTAGGTAGTTGGTTATAATTTTGATATGTATAACCTActcattattatattaaaattatgATAATTTAAAACTTATAATCAACTTAAccatatgaaaaaaataaaaaaaaataaaaaaaataaaaaataaaacatataaaaaaaatattagaaaaacACATGTTATATAGAAGTTTTCACTATCATTGGTTTATAATGggctatatttttttaatattttaagtttttttCCTTTATAGCTTAATTGCATTTTTCCATTTAAAATAACTTGCTTAAATTTGAAGGAAACAAATGTAATGATGCTTGATAGCAGGGACGGATCTAGTATGGTGCCAACAGTGGCACCGACAACATCTAGTTTTTCCCGATGTAGtgcaaaattttcgatttttttcttttttctactaTAAAATGTGCCACCGGCAACACCTACTATGGATCGGCAACACCTATTACGGACAGGCAACACCTACTACAGAATTTTGGGTCCGTCCCTGCTTGATAGACAAGAAGGGTATGTTCGGCATggagcgtttgagagcttctagcttctagcATTTGACAAAACGCTTCGTTTAGAACAAAAATCTTCGTTCgacactacaagcttctagcgtttagtttaaacaaaacgcttcaaattcaaatgctacttcatgtagcgtttaacaaaacgctacaaacTACTCGCTATCCGTTACAAGTTAATTTTGTCGAACACGCCCAAAATTGAAAGTACTTATCATCTATAAATAAGTGTAAATTTACTATTACGAATTAGATATTACTAACTTATTATTTGTACTTTGTTGTTAGGagaaaaaaatacatttcttaatTCTTACATCAATAAATTCGTATAAAGCCATAACTATGTCCCAAACATTTGCCTAATTTCACAACAAACTGTGTCCCAAATTCCCCCCATGACTATTGTCGCATAATACTTGCATCGAACACTGAAATTTCCCCCATGACTATTGTCGAATAATGTTTGCATCGAACACTAAGATATTGAGATTCATGATATCATGTGAGAAATAATGGCAATGAGGTCATGGGGTGTGGTCACTACATGTTCACTAGAAAAGTGATGACACGTATGTGCCACATCACATCCCCTACATGTCCACTAGCCCTAGGAAATTGTTATCATTCCATTTtgattttcatttctttttttatttttttatatttaaatttaataaaaaacataattaataaacataaataaatatttcacATTACATAActtaaattactaaaaaaacataaaaacataaaatttcaaacctaaattactaaaaaaaaccTAAAACCATAGAAATTTAAACCTAAAAATGACTTAAAACCATAgaaaattaaacataataattaaaacGTCAAAAACCTAATTTCCATACTTGTCACgaaattgtttttggattttcagaAACACGACGAAATTTTCCGGGTCAATATCCGGTTGCAGTGTTGTGTTTAAATTTTGAAGATCGATCAGTGCTAGTTTCCGGCAACGAAATTCCTCTGTTGAGTCATATTTTTTGTTTTGCAAAAAACTTAGAGTTTTGTCAAATTTTTCTGCAAATATGTCTTCATTACTCGTTTTTCCGCTTGAAGACGCCGCTTTTTTCCCTTTGTCCCTTCTCGGTGGTCGACGAAGTTGGACTTTCGATGGACCCTCCCCTTCGGTGTCGTCGAAATCTTCGTTAAGGTCGACACCAAAATCCACATCTGACTCGGAAGTTTTTGGTCTTTTGTTGGAGCCGGTGGTCGATTCCGAATGCGAAGTCTCCGGTTTAATTAAGGACCCATATTGGACCCATACGACAAATTTTCTACACTTTTTGGTAGCTAAATGTTTTACCTCCATTGGTGACCTTGTATTGTTAGCAAGCGATGGATAGAATATTGAAATCGTTGCTACCACTTTTAtgcatattttttaaattttcaaatatgtCGTGAAACTTGGTGCAAGTCGCTCCTAGGTCACATCACTTTCCATTCACCGCGTCGTACGTTCGAACCGTTTGCCTTCCCAAAAGCGAGTGAAAGTGATCTAAAACATTATCTGAATAGTTTAAAATAGTGTAGATTAGATCAATTGTATTTATCTAATAGTTGTTGTGTTTATCAAGATTTAATTGTTATGGATCTAGTATTGTAATTGCTATCTATATAATGACACACGCACTCCTACGGGAGATTCAAGCCAATAATTCTTGTTTTCAACTTGGTATCAGAGAATAAGATCCAAATGGCTCTCTCGCTAAAATTGCCTCATCTGTCACAACCCTTCAAATTcccatggctacaacactcatcaATTCCTCCAAAATTGCCACCGCAATAACCTGCAAGTTGACACACACAAATTACCTTATGTGGAAAGCACAAGTTGTGCCGATCCTAAGAGGTGTCAAGCTCTTCGGCTATCTTGATGGCACCACCCAAGCTCCAACAGAGAAGGTCACCACTGGCACAGGAGACGCTGCAAGGCAAATCGATAATCCTGAGTATGAAACATGGTTCACTCAGGATCAGGTCGTACTCGGAGGTATACTATCGTCTATGACGGAAGAAGTTCTCTCATATTTCACCCGCTGTACAGAGACATCAAATCAATTATGGACCTCGCTTCAAACCATGTTTTCGCCACATCACAAAGGTAATTCCATCCAAATTCGTACACAATTATCTAATACAAAGAAAGGAGACACGAGTGCCTCTGAATATTACCAGAAGATGACAGCATTAGCTGACACTATGGCTAACATTGGACACCCTATGACGGATGAGGAGGTCATCGGATATATCCTAGTCGGACTAGGTGCCGGGCATGGTGATTTATTTACCGCAATCACAGTATTGAGCAATAATCAGGAAGTCAAACTTTCTGAATTTTATTCATACCTTGTCACCCATGAAGCTCAATCAGCGGTTATGAATGGATCGATAGAATTTGCCTCTTCTGCAAATGCTGTTACAACGCAAGAACCCAGCAATCCTCAAAAACCTCAAGGAAATAACTCCGGGCATAGTAattcaaacaacaacaacaacaatggtaACCAACGCAACAACAATTATCGGAATAATGGTTAAAGTGGACGAGGGTGTGGGAGAGGAAGAGGAGGCCCCCGGTGTCAGGTTTGTGGCATACTGGGACACATAGCATTGAACTGTCGAAATCGTTTTAACCATGCCTATCAAAACGAAGAATATCGAGGTGGCAACAGTGTCACTTATGGCAACTACAACAATGATCCAAATTGGTACCTTGACACGGGAGCAACGGATCATCTCACAAATGACTTGGACCGCTTGTCCATACCGAAGCACTATCATGGGAAAGACCAAGTCCACGTAGCTAAAGGCATAGGTTTGCATATCTCTCATGTTGGTCATTCTAAAATTCAAAGTTTAGGACGACCTCTCATTCTTCAAAATGTCCTTCGGGTTCTTCATATTAACAAACATCTTCTTTCAGCAAATAAACTTGTTAATGATAATCATGTGTTTATTGAACTCTATCCAAATGTTTTCTTTGTTAAGGACATATGCACGAAGAAAACGCTACTAATCGGTAAAAGCAAATATGGTCTGTTTCCGGTGCCCATCCGTTATGCACATCGATATGTTGGTTCAAGCACTAAAGTGTCGTCATCTCAATGGAATCAACGTCTGGGTTATCCAACTTCAACAATTGTCAAGTCTATTTTAAAGTCTAATAATATAGGTGTGTCTTTGAATAATGAATCATTAGTGTGTGATGCGTGTCAACGTGCAAAGAGTCATTAACTTCCTTATAAAAGTTCAAGTCATGTCTCTTCGTCACCACTTGAGTTGATTCACACCGATGTTTGGGGACCAGCTCAAGTGTCCAGTGGTGGTTTTcgatattatgttatttttctaGATGATTTTAGTCGTTACACTTGGATTTATTGCATTAAATCCAAATCTGATGTTGcacaaacct includes these proteins:
- the LOC111907251 gene encoding uncharacterized protein LOC111907251, with amino-acid sequence MTTTDHRNLNSTTIHVMALDGIVNVNSLFTLGLFLGLAVNPADPNYTLVDSSSATTCLMSSSTAEKLVAFHVYSFSSFLFSSLIAFALKQAIRTAKDGDTRIQVSDDTIAHVNLRVLRAGILASATGSVSGCLFLTAALVDLVEIKLGKLGCSDWYGVAAVVPLVVLVPLALVFYICIVLHAFAT